The genomic stretch aaTGAAATAAACCTGTGTGacatattaaactattaatttatcagttaaaaactaattaaaattgataaatttttttgttgagAGTCTCGTTGTGTTTTGAGTAGTTGTTAGAATcgtttagatttttttatatttttgttatcttttttaaatatattaactaaatttattgtgtaaaattaagaaatattagtaatttttaatttatttttacttataaaaattaaattgagaaTATATTCATAATTAAAGTGTCAGATAAATATATTCTAAAGATATATCATTAATGTGAAGACTAACTAGTCTCACAATATTAAAGAACAATGGCCAAAATAATGTTAAAGAACAAGGGCGAAATGGATATTTTTTGTTGGGCCTCCTGGTCCTTATAAGAAATTATCTGGGATGAagattaatatttattttttgtttaattgttTCTACTTTTAAAATTTGCCAAAACTAAAGAATTAAGAGAttatatcttctcaaatttttaTTTGAGGAGATAAGATGTGATCTCTCACCTTATATTTTATAGATGAGACtaagaaaaaatattgaaaggttaaaaataacattttactccatcaattaaaaaaaattaagatgaTCCATTCTTAAGAATTAGTTACTTTTACCAAATAACCAATTTGGACGGGTCAAGTAGTCAATTCACTTGTCTGTTTAAACAAGTGTCGATGTTTGAATTCCATCTTATGCATGCAGCAACTTATTGGTCAGCAAAAGAAATGGTACTCGAAAATTCACATCGCtaataaaaataacttcaaaagATGCTAATGACAAATAAGCTCCTTAAAGAtttaaaaacacacaaaaaaaattaaatattaaatatatattctaaaatataattttaggGGAATATAACTTTTTGAAcacattattagaaaaataaaatctttccatttttaaattttggtaACTTTAtgtcaaataaatttttttataaaagttttCATCGAGAATGACCacattattttgaaaaaaaatagagatcaaattttgctccaaaattttataaatatttattcaaatgttatcacaaaattaaaataaaatgaatttgtcatttgttaaatataaaagtttttgttatttataaaaaaatatattatttattgatTATTTTTGTCACAATTTTAAAtcattcaaaaaatattttgtcaaGAAATCTTTGAGAGACTTTTTTGTCAACATGTACTAAGTTGATAGTTAACTCTACTTTTATTAACTTGGCGATTAGATGGGGATTTAGAAAGAAGTGAagggatgagatggaagatgaagaggaaggAAAGAAAGGAGAGTGAAGTGTGGAACAAAATTAGGAATTTAGAGAAGAGTACTTaaaagttaaagtaatccttgAGGTTGACAATGATAACATTCTTACATTCACCGTCTTAACGATTTATTCTTTTGTCGTTATTTTGTTTGAAGAAGTGCTTTGTATTGATGATAGTTCATTCAACTTTTAACACAGGATAAACCACAAAAAATACATCTGAATTATTTTATCATCCACAAAAATGTTTTTATATTGGATGGAACACCATTAAGCAATGGAGGGATGGAACACCACTCAACTTTGGAAACAATGGAGGGATGGAACACCACTAAGCATATTGGATCCAAAAATAAAGGAAGATTATAACCAGGTGGAAGTTATAAAATGCATTCAAATTGGTTTATTACGCGTTCAAGAAAACCCAAATTCTAGACCAACAATGAGGACAATAGTTTCATATCTTAATAATCATTCTCTTGATTTGCCATCTCCACAAGAATCAGCATTTTTCTTGCATGGTGGTATCATGGATCCAAAATCAGTTGCACAAGAATCAAGTTTTAGTCATCAATCTGGCAAAAGTTCAACAACCTTCTCTATAAATGAAATGTCAATAAGTAAATTTCATCCTCGATAACtttaatctctttttttttcttttttggtctTGCTTTAATCTCTCATTTGATGTAATTATCTAACaatattttcaatgtatatgCTGTATAGTACTAGATAAGCAGCACTACTTATTCCaaatatatacttttttatttataatatctTTCAATTCGGTATGTTATGACTAATTTATAATAGATGTAACTTTATTCAAATGTTTATTGTTGGTTAATAAATTGTTGCATACATAATATAGAATTTGAATCCCCAACACTTAGTTAAATAAATTAGTAAGCTGATAATTATATTAACTCAAAttgatttgtaatttttttttaaattgtatatttttgtctgaattttaattttattttcttttatcatATGGACTTAGCCCAACAAATAAGAAGGCCAAGCCAACCCAATTCTAAATTTTCATTCTACTCGTTAGTAATTCAGTTGACCCACTAAACTCTAAACATGTGatacaagtaaaaaaaaaatttgtgataTGCTCTATTGAATGGGATTTCATTGAGAAAACTtgatatgaataaagcatatgATAGGCTTGAATGAGATTTTATTGAAAAAACTTTGGTAGCTTTTGGGTTTCATGGCAAGTGGGTCAAGATGTGCATGGAGTGTGTCATGAGTGCAACATATAGATTCAAAATTAATGGTTTCTTATCAAAGGAGATTAATCCACAAAGAGGATTAAGATAAGGTGATCCGCTCTCTCCGTATCTTTTCATTCTAGCATCAGAGGTTTTCTCTATTCTTATGGAGGAGGCACAGAGTGAAAGAAGAATCTCGGGGTTCAAAATAGCCCCAACTGCCCCTGTCATCACCCACCTTTTTTTTTGCAGACGACTGTATTATATTTAATGAAGTAAAGGAGGAGGAACTTTATCAAACTATTCTTATTTTGAATAAATACACTAAGGTTTTAGGGTAGATGATCAATTTAGACAAATCAGGAATCACCTTTAGACGACAAATGCCTGTTCAAACCAAAGTGGACATAGAGGACATCATGGGATAATGGCTTGGGATGATCCAAAAAAATATCTGGGGCTTCCAGCCCAATGGAAAAGGTCAAAGAATAAAGCTTTAGCTTGGATTGAAGAAAAAGTTAGAGCTAAAATAGATGGATGGAAGGAGAAACTGTTAAATCAAGTAGGAAAGGAAGTTTTAATCAAGTTGGTCATTCAAGCTATCCCAACTTATGCAATGAATGTGGTGTTGTTCCCAAAGAATTTTTGTAGAAGATTAAGTGATAGAATTGCAAAGTTTTGGTAGACATCAGGAGACAAGGAAAGGGGCATACATTGGaaaagttggagtagaattaGTAAAAGTAAGGCTGATGGGGGCTCGGCTTCCGAAATTTTCAATGCCAAAATATTGCGCATCTTGCCAAATAAGCATGGAGGATTATAGAGAATTCAGAAGCATTATGGCTGCAGATTTTAAAAGCTAAATATTGTGAGAATAAGAATTTTTAGGAGACTAAAAATATAAGAGACGCTTTTTGGGCTTGGAAGAGCATTTTAATTGGAAGGGGTTTCTTAAAAAGACAAGGCAGATAGAGCATTGGGAGGGGTTCCAAGGTCAAAATTTGGGAAGACAAGTGGATATTAGGGCTAGACAGAATTCAATATAGAAGGAATCCTAACTTTCACTTAGTGAGAGATCTGTTAATAGAGGGTGTAGGGTGGAATGAACGAAAGATTAGTGAGATATTCCCATTAAAGataaaggaaaagattttgCAAACTCCAATCAGCCTAACTAATAGTGGAGATACACTTGTATGGCCTTACAGATGGGATGAAATGTACACAATCAAGACGGGTTACTATGCAGTGAAAAAAGAGCTAACAGAGCAAGAGGGGGATGTTCCGTCAACCAGCACAGATTTTAGAGACTTATGGAAAAATATATGGTTTCTTCAGATCccacaaaaaattaaattcttccTATGGAGAGCAGTACATAATATTATTCCTATCAATTACAacttatataaaaaaagaattgcTAAGGATCCTAAATGTCAAATTTGCATGGAAGAAGTGGAAACGACAGAGCATGCTCTATTGCTCTGTCCATGGACAAGAACAGTATGGTTCGGAGGACAATCTCATTGTTTTCCAACCAAAGAATCAGTGACAAGTTTTAGTGCATGGCTAATGAAAatgtttagaaaaataaagacacaaagcaaagAGGACAATAAAATCAGGTTGGCCAGGATTGGATTCATGTGCTGGGAAATATGAAAAGCaagaaataatataaattttcaaCAGGCAGAAATCAATCCACAagtaataattataaaaacaaatatGATGGAATCAGAATTCAGAGCAGCCAACAAACGGAAGAAACAACTCAAGCCACAACAACAGTTCAGTCAAGAAGAAAGAACAGAAAAGCTACCTGGAGACCGCCTCAAGGAGAGTAGATAAAAGCAAATGTTGATGTAGCATACCAAAAACAAACAGGGGAGGGTGCCTTAGCGGTAGTAGTCAGAGATCGGATAGGAAGAATCATTACCGGAACAACAGAGAATATCAAGGTCTCGTCTAGTCTAGCAGCAGAGGCACATGCAGTTAGAGGAGCActaattttggtaaaaaaaatctTCAAATAAAGCAAATAATAATAGAATCCAATAGTCTCACCTTAGTCCAAGCTGTGAAGTCGAAGGCCAGGATTGGGGAGATAGAACCAATTCTTAAAGATATTCAATGGCTTGCTTCAGAAATCCCAAAAAGTGGTTTCACATGGATTCCAAGGGAAGGGAACTTTTTGGCGCATCAAGTGGCGAAGAAGTGCTTGGCGGATGAATTATCGGCAGATTGGACATGGAATTTGAAGGGAGATCTAAAACAAATTGCATTTTTAGAGGCTCGGGGCTTGAGTAATTGTATCCGCTGGGGTCGAATCGAGGGCCAAGAAATACAGCAAGACAGAAAATCTACCCGTCGAAGATGGAAGAGGAAGACAGCGGACCGCACCGGATTTAGGAGGGCAGGTGAATTTCGAAAACGAAAGAAGCCCACAAGTGATGCAATGTCCGGCGGCGCAGGAAGAGAGGGAGCAAACCACTTCTTTCAGGCTGGAAAAAAATGGAAGAAGCCTCATTGAAACTCGACGTCGAAACGTCTTCAACAGGAACGATAATGGAAGAAAATGCAGTGGGTATCGCAGCAACCGTTTCAGAAGAACTGGTGGCGACAGACACCAACCGGCGAAGACTTCTTCAATGTCGGCATGTTCGGGCTTCAAGCGGTCCCGGTGATACGGGCTACGGCAGCGTGGCGGGCGGAAATGAAAGCGCAGGCGACAGAGACAAGGATGGAAAGTATCATGACACATGTACGGGCGACTTTGCGGTCGACGAGAATGATGTAGGCGACGGCAACGTAGCAGACAAAGGCAATAAAATGGACGACTGCGCGTGATGGGTGGAGACCTGGTAGTAGCGCATCACAGAGAAGATGAAGATTGCAATTTGAATTGCATATGTGTTTTAAAATCCGGATCGAATTGGAATTGGAGCTTCGTTTGTATTTGGATCTGGGTCGAATTGGCGGTTCGGATCTTGACCCAAAAAAAAATCTGACTTCATGTccaaaacaacaacaacaacaacaacaacaacaaagccttgtcccactaagtggggtcggctacatgaatcaaacgacgccattgtgctctgtcatgtatcatgtctacagagagaccgtttacatgtagatctcgtttgaccacctcacggatggtcttcttaggtcttcctctgcctttcgctctttgtccatcttccatctcatccaccctcctgactggatgttctatcggtcttcttcccacatgtccaaaccacctgagacgcgattcaaccatcttttccacaatgggtgctactccaactctctcccttatatcttcattccttattttatccaatcgcgtatgaccactcatccatctcaacatcttcatctctgccacactcagcttatgttcgtgctcccctttagccgcctaacactccgtaccatacagcatagccggtcttatagcggtgcgatagaatttacctttaagttttaaaggcacttttttgtcgcatataaaaccagatgcactccgccattttgaccaacctgcttggatcctatgatttacatcctgttcaatctctccattatcctgtatgatgcacccaagatacttaaaacttttaacttttcgttggatgttttctccaatctttacctctatattggagttttcccttctcagactgaacttacattccatatattccgtcttgttacggcttatgcgcagaccatacacttctagagcttctctccataactccaacttcttatttaggtcttcccttgactctcccataaggacgatatcatcggcaaaaagcatgcaccatggcacaggctcttggatgtgctctgtgagtacttccaagactaatgtgaaaaggtatggacttaaggatgatccctggtgtaatcctataccaataggaaattcctctgtcacaccaccttgagtcttcacactagttgtggccccatcatacatgtctttaattgcccgaatatatgcgatccttactctcctcttttctaaaaccttccataagacctcccttggtaccgtatcatacgctttttccaaatcaataaacaccatgtgcagatcccttttattactacgatacctctccatcatccttcttaataggtatatcgcttcagtggtagatctgcctggcataaatccaaattggttctctgttacttgtgtctcttttttcaacctccgttctatcaccctttcccataacttcatagtatgactcataagcttaatccctctatagtttccgcaactttgtatatcccccttattcttgtagataggtaccaaggtgctctttctccactcatcaggcatcttctttgaccttaaaatctcattaaaaagcttggttaaccagttgatgccttttcctccaagacccttccaaacctcaatcgggatattatcaggtcctactgccctaccatttttcatctgctttagagcctcttttgcctcgaagtctcgaatccttcgatagtagtcaaaattttgatcttcttcccttgtgcataatcgaccaaggctcggaagagtcttctgtccctcattaaataactcgtagaagtagctcttccacctttcattaatcttctcctcttgagccaacacctctccatccttatcctttatgcacttaacctgatccaaatctctcgttcttctttcctgactctttgcgattctatatatacatttttctccttctttcgtgcccaaagactggtagaaaccctcatatgctcttgtccttacttcacttacagccacttttgtctctttcttagccgccttatatttttcccagTTATCTGCATTGCGACATAAAGATCACTCTTTAAAGcattccctttttatctttatcttttcttgtatactcgcattccaccaccaggactccttgtctcttggtcctattcctttagattcaccaaaactttcttttgctgttcttctaataacttctgccatctccctccacatctcttctgcgcttccattcccatcccactttgcctcttctcctacccgtcttaggaagcttctttgttcctcacctttcatccgccaccacctcgtccttgggttcttcgtatgatgtcttttcctcaacttttgctcaacgcgaaaattcatgacgagcaccctatgttgtgttgtcaaactctctcccgggataattttacatgtatttgcgatgagaagatcaaaagttgaggaaaagtccaaaatagttttaccctcggcattgatcaccccgaaaccatggcctccatgaatactcccatatccagtcacttctctcccaacatggccatttaaatctcctcctaagaaaatcttatctcccaaaggtatgccttgaaccaaactctctagatcctcccaaaaccttatcttaTGTTGTTCATccgaacccacttgcggtgcataggcgctaatcacatggaaagcacctccctccaccacaagtttgatagagatgatctgatctcccaccctcttgacatccactacatctttcttccactgcttatccacaattattccaaccccattcctattcttcacctttcctgtataccaaagtttgaaaccagaagtatccaactccctagcctttgcaccaacccatttcgtttcttgtaggcacataatgttaatcttcctccttgtcatggtgtccaccacctccatggactttcctgttagagtgcctatgttccatgtcccaaatctcaaccttctgtcgcttcgacctttaccttttcctttgtgaactagcttatttaccctcgtccattcacgaaaacgcgagaacccttactcatttaacactacatccgggcaccgatgcagcggctcttgcttcgacaccgtactcgagccatacggcacgttgcttccgggcaacgacctagctttagcgcaataatgtctttaattcatgtcatgggggttcggctataattttatgttggttgccgaagacctaacacaaccctcctcctttatccgGGCTTGGGACCGACTATGTACCACAAGTGTAATATAGGCGGAGTTGACTTCATGTCCAAAACAACAGAAAAAATAATATGACTTCTGATATTCTTTCAGCGCTGCCTGCTTCGTAGTTTCGTTTATCTCATCAATCTTGTAGCTAGCTACTACCAAGGTGCGAAACTTTGGAGAATGAATATATGTTTCATTTTCCATGGACATATACCTGACACGTAGTACATATATAGTTAATTTGACCATTCAAATTTCTATAATCTCATTTGAATCTTCTTATTGTCAgcctttatttttttctttctccaaAAACACCACCGTATGTAACAAGTCATCAAAACTACTTTTGCCAAGACTACTGACTAAACTTGTTGATTATTTGCCTCTAATGTTCTATACTAACCAATCAATGCATCATTCTTTTGCATATTCATATGCATATCCAGACACCAAACGATCAAACTATTTTTATGTCTTTCCTCAAACCCATATTATTCCAAATTTGCCTTTTCTTCTTATTCAAATTTTCCATAGGCGAAGCAAATGACAATAACAACCAACTTGAGTACCTCAGTCAGAGTTGCTCAACCAACAAAACCTTCCCTCCCAACACCACCTACAAATCCAACCTACACACCCTCCTCACCTCTTTCTCTTCCGTTGCCGCCACTGCCGAGTTCTACAACACCAATTCCTCCGGCGGAGATGCCGCCGGCGAAACAATCTATGGCATGTTCATGTGCAGGGGCGACATCAAGAGCCAGAAATGCCAAAAATGCATTGAAATGGCAACGCAGAAAATAGCCTTAAGTTGTCCAAACTCCAAAGAAGCCATAATTTGGTACCATGAGTGCATGGTTCGTTACTCCAACCGCTCTTTCTTCTCAACCGTGGACGAATGGCCACGGCCTAAGTACATCAGTCATCACGAAACCTCGAATATAACCACGGAAGGGAGCTATGGATGGTTGTTAGCAACCACGTTGAACGATGCCATTGCTGAGGCTGCGAAATCTGCCAATGCCAATAAGAAATTTGCAACAAAACATGTGAGCTTGGGAGGGTCTCAGAATGTGTATACACTTGTTCAGTGCACACCTGATTTGTCCAGCCAAGATTGCAGCAAGTGTTTGAATGATGTGATGAAAGATATTCCTATCTGCTGTTTGGGAACAGATGGTGGAATGGTTTTGTATCCAAGCTGCAATTTGATGTTTGGCTTACATCGATTCTACTCCGACGCTAATCTTCCTATTAATTGGTACCAATTACCTAAACCTTTTGTTGGTAAACCACTTTCAGGTAAACCTCTTACTATGCTATTAAATATCTTACATTAATTCTTGTCGGTTTGCAAAGAAAAATGTTTCATTTGGCGTATACACACACACTTGCTAGTTGTTACATATCCACCGCCACGCCAATATATCCTAATATAGTTATTTTGTTCTTTAGTTAGTGGTAGTTATTTGTCAGTTAAAGTATAGCTAATGattttcataaataatttataacttaattaaaaaatatcatagttGCACAAA from Arachis stenosperma cultivar V10309 chromosome 9, arast.V10309.gnm1.PFL2, whole genome shotgun sequence encodes the following:
- the LOC130950185 gene encoding putative cysteine-rich receptor-like protein kinase 23, producing the protein MEENAVGIAATVSEELVATDTNRRRLLQCRHVRASSGPGDTGYGSVAGGNESAGDRDKDGKYHDTCTGDFAVDENDVGDGNVADKGEANDNNNQLEYLSQSCSTNKTFPPNTTYKSNLHTLLTSFSSVAATAEFYNTNSSGGDAAGETIYGMFMCRGDIKSQKCQKCIEMATQKIALSCPNSKEAIIWYHECMVRYSNRSFFSTVDEWPRPKYISHHETSNITTEGSYGWLLATTLNDAIAEAAKSANANKKFATKHVSLGGSQNVYTLVQCTPDLSSQDCSKCLNDVMKDIPICCLGTDGGMVLYPSCNLMFGLHRFYSDANLPINCIVDNIMSFLKLILFNYLCFFLTLITTFNLFITEASNNNNHSNDLDYLKCDCLNNKTISPIIPTTIYKSNLQTLLTSLSSHAATAGFNNATAAGGHPNETIYGMYMCRGDVSNQTCQECVETAKQEIGSRCGNNSKEAIIWYHQCFLRYSNRSFFSTLDEWPRLEYIVHNNGSNAGNEGSYGWLLASTLNEAIEEAKSKMKKFATKHASLNGSKNVYTLVQCTQDLRREDCSKCLNDLMKDIPMCCLGTDGGMVLSPCCNLMFGLRQFYSNVTIRTTWNSLPNSRLGKYQTKLSVYM